One genomic window of Arachis stenosperma cultivar V10309 chromosome 10, arast.V10309.gnm1.PFL2, whole genome shotgun sequence includes the following:
- the LOC130954281 gene encoding U-box domain-containing protein 26 translates to MPGSLEPLDLGVQIPYHFRCPISLELMRDPVTVCTGQTYDRPSIESWVATGNTTCPVTRAPLTDFTLIPNHTLRRLIQEWCVANRAFGVERIPTPKQPADPSMVRSLLNQASSDSAPTQLRVNSLRRLRGLARDSDKNRSLIASLSAVQILLTVVFSCNGSDEMNHEALAILVMFSLGENECEFVASDLDKIRYLSMLLFHSSMEVRVNSAALIEIVAAGTRLPELRSQISNVDEIYDGVIDLLRNPISFPRALKIGIKALFALCLVKQNRHKAVAAGAPEVLVDRLADFEKCDAERALATVELLCRVPAGCAAFAEHALTVALLVKIILKISERATEYAAGALLALCSESERCQREAVAAGVLTQLLLLVQSDCTERAKRKAQLLLKLLRDSWPQDSIGNSEEFACSQVLVVPL, encoded by the coding sequence ATGCCTGGCAGTTTAGAACCGTTGGATTTGGGGGTTCAGATTCCGTACCACTTCAGGTGCCCAATCTCGCTTGAGCTTATGCGAGACCCGGTCACTGTCTGCACCGGTCAGACCTACGACCGTCCAAGCATCGAGTCATGGGTGGCTACCGGCAACACCACCTGTCCGGTAACACGAGCACCGCTAACGGATTTCACTCTAATCCCTAACCACACACTCCGACGGCTAATCCAAGAATGGTGCGTCGCCAACCGTGCTTTTGGCGTCGAGCGGATTCCGACGCCGAAGCAGCCGGCAGACCCTTCGATGGTTCGCTCCTTGCTCAACCAAGCTTCGTCAGATTCCGCGCCGACTCAGCTCCGGGTCAACTCGCTCCGCCGACTCAGAGGACTCGCCCGCGACTCGGATAAGAATCGCTCTCTCATTGCTTCCCTCAGCGCCGTTCAGATCTTACTAACTGTCGTTTTCTCGTGTAACGGTTCCGACGAGATGAACCATGAGGCGCTTGCGATTCTCGTGATGTTCTCGCTTGGCGAGAATGAATGCGAGTTTGTTGCATCTGATTTGGATAAGATCCGGTACCTGTCAATGCTTTTGTTTCATAGTTCAATGGAGGTCCGTGTTAATTCGGCCGCGTTGATCGAAATCGTTGCCGCCGGGACTCGGTTGCCTGAGCTCCGATCTCAGATTAGCAATGTCGACGAAATCTACGATGGGGTGATTGATTTGCTACGGAACCCGATATCGTTCCCGCGAGCGCTCAAGATCGGGATCAAGGCGCTGTTCGCGCTGTGTCTTGTGAAGCAGAACCGGCACAAGGCGGTGGCAGCGGGTGCGCCGGAGGTTCTCGTCGACAGACTCGCCGATTTCGAGAAGTGCGATGCTGAGAGAGCGCTTGCGACGGTGGAGCTCCTATGCAGAGTTCCGGCAGGGTGCGCGGCGTTCGCTGAACACGCGCTGACGGTGGCACTGCTGGTGAAGATAATACTGAAGATCTCAGAGCGTGCAACAGAGTATGCCGCCGGTGCGCTTCTGGCGCTGTGCTCGGAGTCGGAGCGGTGCCAGAGAGAGGCGGTGGCTGCGGGTGTGCTGACTCAGCTTCTGCTTTTGGTCCAAAGCGATTGCACGGAGAGGGCGAAGAGGAAGGCGCAGCTGTTGCTGAAGCTGCTTCGGGATTCGTGGCCACAAGATTCCATTGGAAATTCTGAAGAATTTGCATGCAGCCAGGTTTTGGTGGTGCCACTTTGA